A window of Ascochyta rabiei chromosome 6, complete sequence genomic DNA:
TCGAGCTCATCTCGGACAAAATCCTGCATACGAGCAGAGAGAAGATCCATGATCTGGCCTTGATGTAATTGAAACTCTTCGATTCGATCTTCGACCATGCGAGTAGTATCCAAAACATGGTTTTGCGAAGTAGCCCAGTTGCGACGGTTCTGAGATTGCAGCTCTGACTTCCGGCGGATCTTTGAGCGCAGGCCATCAAGGTCTGAGGTGGTCTTGCCGAGTGTCGAGATCATGCCATAACCAATCTCTGTGAGTTCGCCCTCGGTTTTTTCGTGAGCTTTCCGCAGTTCCCCTTCTTCAGCAAGGTTTTGCCGTGTGTGCTCCAATACAATCTCTGTCTTCTCCAGGATGCCTTTCGTACCGTCCAGGGCTAACTGTGTCTGCTCGTTGTCCTTCTTAAGCGTTTGGAAGTTCGTTGTGATCCTGAAGAGCTCCTCTACCCTATTGCGAAGGTTGACTTCCATCGTCTCGATTCTGTCGCGTTGTTCCTCGCTAAGGATGCGTCTCGACTCGCTGATCGTGGTGATTTCCTCGTAGTTCTCTTGGGTGAGGTAAACACCGTTGCGCTGCCGTGTCGCTATGAGCTCGCTCTTCAGCTTCTCGATTTCGACAGTAAACTCCTTTAGCAGAGTCTTCTTGTTGATTGCCTGGTTGATCTGAGGCTTGTTCCGGATGTTCTTGGCGCGGAAAGCGTAATCGAGGGTGGAGATGGTCTCTTCGAGATTGCTCTTCGCTGGCGATAGTGTTGCAATGATGCACGTTTTCGTACGACCACCGAGAGAGTCTTGCAGGAGCCGTGTCAATTTCGATTCGCGGTACGGAATGTGAGAGCTTCGTTCGACAAGTGCGTTGATAACGCGACCTAGAGTGAGCAAACTCTTGTTGATTAGGCCAGCCTCTGCGGCGCGCTTGTTCTCGGCGCCGCTGCGCTGAATATTCTCACTACCTGCAAGATCGACAAGGTTGAGCTTTCCAGCGCTCAGGTATTCTTGTCCATCCTCCGTTGTGCGCTTGATGTACACGGTGATGGTGAAGACTGTGTGACTTCGGGAACTCAGGTCGTTGCACTTTGTCGCCGCCACCTGACGCTTGTGGCTGCCGGAGCGCAAAAGCTGGATACCCTCCCGCGCGGTCTTCAAGTGACACTCTTCCATGCCCTGGACCATGGTTGTCGTCTGCCCTTTTTTGCTGTTGTCGTCGAAGATCTTCAACTTCACGGAGTCGTCTGCCGCGCACAGATCGCGTAGCTCTTCGTTGTAGAGTTCGATGAAAGAACATTTGACAGAGCTCTCGGTCTCCTCCAGTTCGAGTTTGCGGAAAAGATCGTACAAGACGCGAGGAACAATACCGGCGGCGTCAGGGAGGGGAAGAACGTCGGAAATATCACCGGTCATTGTGTATGTCTTTCCCGTGCCGGTTTGGCCGTATGCGAAGATGGTGCAGTTGAAGCCATCGAGGACCTGAACCATGTTAGGAAAGTCTCGCTTTGAAGAGCTGCACTGTAGGTACCTCGTCTATGATTGGTGTCACGACTTCGTCGAAGACCATCTCTTGGTCTGCCGCCGACGAGAAGACCTTGTCGAACTGGTACGTCTTGTTGTTGAGCGCATTTGCGCCCATGGAGAGCTCGACTGTGTTGCCTTTGATGCCGTTGGTGGTGACGACAACACCGCTGTTTTCGCGCACCTCGCGGTCGTTGCGGCCACGACATCGGACGACAACGTTGATGTTTGTCTCTTGTCCAGCATCTTCGAAGTCGGCCGCTTTTCTCTTGAGCGGTGATGAGCGCGGTGTGCCTCTTGTCCTAGTCGAGGCTACCGACTCTGCTCGTGATGTGCGCCCGTCGAGCATGGGCGTGGCAGAACGACCACGGATTAGGTTGTTTGTCGCCTGTCGCGATGCTGGCGGGCGCATTGTGGACGTTGTGCGCTTCACCGCCGGAAGCCCTGGTCGAGGGAGGCCAGACATACTGAAGTGTGCTGGCTGTGGTGGTTAGTGAGGATGGCGTCGGTGATGTCGTGCTGTGTTGATGCGCGTAAACAACAAAACACCAGGGTTGCAGGGATCTGAGTGGGGCCCAAGCACGCTACCGGTAGCCAGCCGGGCTTCGTCATGTGCCGTCGTTCGGGGACTCAACGCTCGCAACCACCCTACGCTGTTCCATCTGACCATACTTGACCTGTTTTGCATATGATACCCTGACCTGCGCTTTTGCATCTTTCACTGTGAATCTCTGGAGCCTCGCCATTGAGAGGGAGCTCAACACCACCTTGCATTCCCCCCCACCAACCCCACACTCGTCTCGATATACGCCTGGCAGCGCTCGAGCTCTGTTCCTTTTGTGTAGACATATCATAGCACTGCAATCTCGAACTCTGCGCGGCGGCCATCGTCACTGATCCTACCCCGTGTGTCACGCTGGCTGCTTTACCACGTCCTCGTGAACAAGTATAGATAGGATCATCTCCACCACGCGTGCTCTCCCTAGGCTGGCACCGCCGACCGCGGCGCACGAACTCTTACCACACACTTCTTCAGCATGGATGACGGTAGTATGCAGCTGCAGCCCGGGCGCAGCGTGGGCTTCATGAGTGAGTAGCTCATCTACTCAAGCTTCGACCCAACTGACCCTACCACAGCGCTTGGCTGCTCCTTACATGACATCCTCACCACCATCAAAGCTGAAGTCAAAGCCTTCCCACGATTCCAACTCTACTTTGACGACCTCCACCCCATTTCTTCGCCTGTGCAACTCGTCCTTCCTGACAACGGTCTGCGACTGCAGTTCGATGGTCCTGATCAGCGGCTGCGTTTGATAGAGGTACTCGACTTCACCAAAGCACGACTACTATACAAGGACATCGAAGTGTTTAAGCTCGTGGACATGCATGGAGGTGTAGCAGGACCCAGGTTCCGGCATATCTACGATAAGCTCTTGGGTCCCACATACGGAGGCGAGTACATACCGCCTAAGTCTGAAGACCCAAACGCAAGAGGCACCTACAACCTGTCGTATCCCGGTATTGCATTCAACTTTCCAGTACAGCACGCTGCGTACTCACCGAAGAAGGACTTCATCTCATTGTTGTCATCCTCAGCCACGGGTCCTGCAACCTCCATGGCGGTATTCAGCGGCGAGTCGTGGCAGAAAGCTCGGTCGACACTGTTCACAGCGACCCCCTCCAACCCTAGATCTTCGGCGCTTGTAGGCATCAAGGGCCCAGGAGGTGGGCCCGACGAAATCGAGACTGTCAAGGTACACGGCGAAGGGAAGGTTGAACTCGTCAGACGATCAAGCCCTCCCTTCTGGATAGTCCTCAGCGAGACGACGCCTCAAGACCTCATCATGGAACTTGGAGCGCCAGACTCTATATATCGCAAGAACGATCACCGATTGTCGATCCACAAAGACCGAACGACCAGCGATGCGTCCGATCACTCTCCTGGCGGTCTGACACCCGAGGACATGCTTGACTCAGACCGCGGCTCAGCAATCGGCACAGACACGGAGGAAGACTGGgaggacgatgacgatgCAGTGCTTGAAGCCCAGGAGCGTGAAATTGCGGCAGCAGAGCACTTCTACAACTACTACCATCACGGCTTCGACATTCTGGTCTCGCAGCCCACACAGATATCCCCACCTTCGCCCACGGCAGAGCGCAAAGAAGCAGATCTACACAAAGATGGCGAGCTGAGCGCGCAGCCACTCAATCACCTGACTGCGACCAAGGTCATCTTCCACGGCAACATACCAGGCTCGTATCAGTTCAATCGGCATCGGAGGAGCAGGTGGACACTGGAACATGTCCCTTCGACGCAGTACCGAGAAGCGTTAAACTCGGAGATGCGTTTCAGCGACATCTCCGGTAGGCTGAAGGAGGTTTTCAAGACGTATTATGATAATGAGGAGCAAGAACGGTTGCAACAGCGCGGCATGGCCTTGAACAGAGGATGGGGCGATAGTCCTGGTAGTAGCTGCGAACTTCTTGGAGGTTGGGAGGACGCGTCTGGTCGGAGGAGCAAGTTCGCGAATGCAGGGAGTGTCACGGTGGATGGTGTTACCGATGTTGGGAACGTGGAGCTATTTGGGTTCCCGGGCATGGTGTTTGAGGTGTTGAAGAACGGCGCTGTGAGCTCTTTGACTGTCTACTAAGGAACGTACCGTGGGTAAGATGGCTCAGCGCAGATGACCTATAGAAATACCAAGACTGCTGCACGCAAGAAATCTGCGACATCATCCACGATCGTTACAAGCCTTGATAGCTCCATTGCTGTTGGCCGGTACAGCCGACCAATCATCAGTCGAGGCATCGCCGACTCCGCAACCGCGACTGCGAAGCCAAGTGCAAAGCTCCAAAAAAACATATCCAGCTCCAACACCTCGTGACGATGCCATGCTAACCCCAACGCGTTTCCTGCGCGCGTCCTACTCCTCGACCCTGCGCCTTCCGAAATCGCCATTTCCTCCCCGCCCCCTCCCCGACAAGACACCACTCTACCTGCAACGATGCACCGATGACCTCTACGCCTGGCAGCGCACGCGCGCCGCTGCCAAAGCATTCACCCTACACGATGGCCCGCCCTACGCCAATGGCCCCCTGCACATTGGCCATGCGCTGAACAAGATCACAAAAGACATCATCTGCCGCTTCCATGTCACCCGCGGCGAGCGAGTCTCGTACATCCCCGGCTGGGACTGCCACGGCCTGCCCATTGAGATCAAAGCGCTCCAAGCAGCTAAGAAGTCCTTTGCCAACACCGATGCCATCTCCATCCGCACCGCTGCGCGCGAACTCGCCGCTGCAACGGTCGAGAGCCAGAAGCAGGGGTTCAAGGAGTGGGGCGTCATGGGCGACTGGCAGAATGCGTATCAAACCATGGAGAAGCAATTTGAACTGAGGCAGCTGGAGGTTTTTAGGGAAATGTGGGAGAAGGGATTGGTGTATAGGCAGTTCAAGCCAGTCTATTGGAGCCCGAGTTCCAGGACGGCGCTGGCTGAGGCCGAGTTGGAGTATGACGAGGGGCATAAGAGCTTGGCGGCTTTTGTGAGGTTTCCGGCAACGGTGACAGATGAACTGAAGGGCAAGCTGAAAGCGGAGGGCGTAGCGGGGGAGATCAATGTCGTTATCTGGACGACTACGCCCTGGACACTACCAGCGAACAAGGCAATTGCGGTGCACAGGGATATGGAGTACTGCGTTGTGAAAGATACAGAAAAAGAGGGAGAGTTGACGCTGGTCGCAGCGACAAGAGTCGCCGGGTACGAGAAGGTGCTTGAGCGCAAGCTTGAGCGAGTTGTGTCTGGGCTGCGAGGATCGGATCTTGCTGGAAACCTCCAATACGAGAATCCGTTCCAGAAGGCCAACGGACTGCAGCCGGTCATCCACGCAGACTTCGTTACTGATTCGTCTGGTACTGGACTGGTTCACTTTGCGCCGGGTCACGGAATGGACGACTACCACGTTTGCCAGGCCATGGGGATTCAAGCGTTTGCGCCGATCGACGATGCTGGAGCGTTTACAAAGGAGGCTTTCCCGGAACGGCCAGAGCTCCTTGAGGGATTGTTAGTATCTGACGAGAAGAGGACCGGCACAAGAGCTGTGTGCGACTATCTCGAGAAGCAAGGCTTCCTTCGCGCCAAACAGAATTATCGACACAAGTACCCCATTGATTGGAGAACGAAGCAACCGGTTGTCGTAAGAGCGACGGAGCAATGGTTCGCCGACGTTGGTGATCTCAAAGACGCATCGATGAAGGCCATTGCTGATGTCAACTTCCTCCCTGAGACTGGCCGATTTCGGTTGGAAAGCTTTATTCAAGGTCGAAGTCAATGGTGTATATCTCGCCAGCGCGCGTGGGGCGTGCCCATTCCTGCCCTCTACAAGGTCCAGGGCGACACCCTTGAAGCTACCATGGACTCGGAGACAATCCAGCACCTCATCAAAACTATCAGGGAGCGCGGTATCGATGCCTGGTGGACCGACGCGCCCTCGGACCCGGCATGGACACCGCCTCACCTTGCCAACACCGGCACATACATCCGCGGACGGGACACCATGGACGTCTGGTTCGACAGCGGCACGTCCTGGACCCTCCTGCCTGAATCGCAGAACGCGCCCGTTGCAGATGTTTACCTCGAAGGCACCGATCAGCACCGTGGCTGGTTCCAGTCTTCCCTTCTGACTTACATCGCCACGCAAAACTACTCTTCTGGCACCGCCCGCGCGCCCTACAAGACGCTCATCACACATGGCTTTACTCTTGACTCCGATGGCCGCAAGATGAGCAAGTCACTAGGCAACGTCATCTCGCCTTCCCAAATCATGAGCGGCGAGCTCCTCCCACCCATCAAACGTAAAAAGCAAAAAGGCCAACCGGCACCACCCCCGAATGCATCGCCAACATACGATGGCATGGGCGCCGATGCGCTGCGTCTCTGGGCTGCGAGTAGCGACTACATGCGGGACGTGACCATTGGACAGCCCGTACTACAGTCGGTCAACCAAGCGCTGCACAAGTACCGTGTAACCTTTAAATGGCTGCTCGGTGTGCTCAGTCTACCTTCTTGCCCGCCGCAATTCACCTCCTTTGATTCACTGCGCTCCCAACTCCCCACTTCGCCCCTCCTCACCGACACGCTGGCGCTCCACCGCCTCAGCCAGGTCTCGGCGGACGTGCACAGCTACTACACGCGCTACGAATTCTTCAAAGCGCTCAACACCGTGAACCGCTACATCGCGACGGACCTCAGCGCCTTCTACTTCGAAACGCTCAAAGACCGCATCTACACAGGCCACCTGTCCGACTGCCAGACTCTGCAGGCTCACCTCGGCCTCATCTTCTACGAGCTCCTGCAGATCCTAGCCCCCATCGCCCCGCTTCTGGTGGAAGAAGTCTGGGACCACGTCCCCGCCGCGCTGCGCGCTCAGAGCTCGCATCCCGCCCGAGCCGCGTGGGAACCGCTACCAGCGACccggacgacgacgaagagcaCTCACGACGCCCTCGACACAGCGCTAGAGCGCCTCAGCACGCTCAGCAGCGCCGTCAAAGCCGCGCAGGAGCGCCTGCGCGCAGACAAGCACATTGGCTCCGGCCTCGAGACAGCCGCCACCCTCGTCATGCACCCGGACGCCATCCCCGACTTCCACGCCCAGCTGCAGACCTGCCTCTCGAGCACGAATACAAAcccaaccacaaccacagaTACAGATACAGATACAGATACAGATACAGAGACCGACACACGTCCAGACATGCCCGCCCAACTCGCCGGCCTGCTCGTCATCAGCGACTTCACCGTCAGCGCCGCACTGCCCGAGGAGAAAGCTTGGCCGTGGTCCGCGACCGAGGCCCTATCCCCCACCACTGCAGATGCGCTCTTTGCAGACGCAAAGGTCGTCGTGCATCCCCCGGCCCTGGACAAGTGTCCGCGGTGTTGGCGCTTCGCTAGGGAGAGCGACGAGGCGCTGTGTAACCGGTGTGACGAGGTGGTGGGTCGAGTTGCGTTGTCGGGCTGAGAGGTTCGGGGAGGTGGGAAGAGTTTGCGTGGAAAGGTCATGGGTGGTCTGTGTCTGTGTATGTGTATGTGTATGTGTCTGTGTATGTGTATGTGTATGTGTATGTGTATGAGATGGTGGTAGGATTTGATGGAGAAGCCATGTACTGTTGATTCATCACAACGGGAGGCGGGGTGTTTGATCAGTGGTGAGAACAGATTGCGACGCCGACCGAATCTTGGCGAGTGGCTACGCGTCGAGATATTCTCCACGCTGAAGATGCGAGCGGGGGGTATCAGGAATCTACATTCATTATGGAATACTTCGTTAGTCGCCAGCGCGACCTAGGTCTACTCTCAGAACAGCCTCCTGCTCCGCCTCACCTATCTAGCAAGAACCCAGCATGCAACAGCGTCCCCAGTGCAGCCAACCGTGCAGCTCTTCCTCCTGCTGCGGACCGACGACAAACACCAGGCTCAAGTCGCGGCGCCACGCGGCCCCCATTAAAGCAGGGAGTCAACTCTCGCAAAACGCGCTAATAGTCAGTACCCGAGAATGCATCATGCACAATGCAAAGCTTTGCAGCTTTCGAAGAGAACCGGCTCCATTACAAGACCCAGAAACGCCCCGGTCTTTCAAGCGCGTAGAGAGGAGGGACCCAAAGGTCGGCAATGACGGCATAAAACATAGTAAAAAAGTACAGGAAGCGGACCTATTGGTGCGCCCGTGATATCATGCGTCGGAGGTATCGTGTCCCAAGGAAATACAGAAGCGAGGGAAGTCTTGTTGCCCAAGGCGAACATGGTGACGGACATGGAACTGCTTTTAGAAGGAAGCACAGTCGCTGTGGGAGGAATGCGAAACCATGAGAGGAATTCGATCGGTAACCTAAGCGCTGTTCAAGGGTCTCAATCCTCGCTGTTGAGTGAGCGACCCTGGTCGCTGGTAGGCGGTGTTGTTCGGAGCTGCGAGGAGCTGCCGAAGCTGGAGAGTTGTTTTCCATGCTCTTCCGGACCCTTGGGCTTCCGCTTGAAGAAGCTTTTGAATCGTCCGGTTGCGTGTTTCTTGCCGGGGCTCAGGCCCGTCGAGGCGTGGGCGTTGAAGTCTCCAGGATGGGAGGTAGGAGCGGACAGCATCGACTCCTTGGGCTGGCACAGAACCTCCTGATCGCCGTTCCTGGCATCGCGTGTCGCGCGTCGCTTCGAGCTCATCTGTCGCCACCAGCTCGAGTCGCGTGACAGGTCAGATCGAGTTGCGCCGCTTTCGCCACTCATCTTGTTGCTCTCCCACCTCTGCAGCTGGGAGCCTTCAAGATTGCCATTAGCGCCTTGCGAGAGATCTACCTCCGAATGGCTCTGTGGCGACGATTGCTGGACGGGATACAGCTCGACAACTGCGGCGACGTTAGTTGCGGGAACACGACCGGGTTGGTCAAATGTACTTTGATGCTTACCCGGGCTGCGTCTGGCGGGGGCGGGCGCCGTGACTGGCCTGCCATTATCTCTGTTCTTCTTGGATGAAGATTTTGTCAGCGTATCCTTACGGTCCGCTCGGGAATGATCCTCATTGTCGGCATCCGAGCCCCTGAAATCTCCATCAGCTGCATTTGGAGTGTGCGTGACGAGTATGGCAGTGAGGTTGGCATCGCCGCTCCCTCGTCTGGAGGAGCTTTGATTCTCTCGGGACGCAAGTGCCATGGCAGCAGATGACCTACGTGATGCAGATATTATGCCCTGGCCATGGCCGCTAGATTCGTGGTGAGCTGCTTCCTCTGATATGGTCGGCGGCGCGGGCATGGCAGCATTGGATTTGACTGGGCCGCCAGAGAACGGGCTGGGAGTTGGATCGGGCAAGAAGGAAGCCTGCAGCGTGCCAAGATGCATGGGACTCTTTGTCTTCCTTCTCTGCTTCTCCTGGACGATCTTGTCGTCCCAGATGGACTTGTTGGTCAGGATTTCATCTACGGCAAAACGCATCGCAGGTAGAATATCGGTCACAGCCTCAAACAGAGGCCTGGCGAAGATGTTCATGAAGCCAATCTGAGATTCTCCAAGCTTGATCATGTCGTTCTGGACCGGCGGTCCTCCAAACAGACAGGACGGCATCTGTAGCTCTTCTTCCATGATTCCCTGGTCGCTGAACTCGTCTGTGAGGATGTTGGCCCACCTGGCGGCAGTGTCGAACTTGCGTGCCTAGATGAGAGTTAGGAAGAAGCTGCAGCGAGGGATTGACTGTGAGAACATACGACGTTGCAAATATCGGCGCACTTGATCAAAAGGCCGCAGGTCAAGTCCTTCTGCTCCTCGCGGACTTTGACACTCCAGCCATCGGTTACGCCTTTGTCATGCGCAATCTTCTCCTGTAGACTGCCCAAATCGCTCATGTACTTGAAATGCAAGCCCATGTCGGTAGCCAGAATGTTGTTGATCATCAGTTTGCGCATAGCAATGTCGGAGAAGACTTTTGGCCAGTAACGACGCAGGATCTGCGAGTAGGCGGCACAATGAAAGGATTCGAGTACGGAGCGGTCGTTGTAGAGCTGGGCCAGAGGCGCGTTCAGGGCTACCAGGAACGCGTTGTTGACACCCGGGTGACCGACGTCATGTCCAATGGCGGAAATCAGCAGCGTGAGCGCGTCAAAGGGCTTCAGTAGGTCGGCGATTGGGGATTTGTCGGCGAGCGAGTCTTTGCCGGTGGGAGGGTAGGCTGGCAGGGTCCCTGTTCGCACTAGGAAGTGGAACAGCGCCTGGAGCACATCCACGACGTGACGGAAATTGTGGTACTTTACAAACTCATTGTACGCGGTGCGGCTGGCCAGGAGGAAGACGATCAGCTCGTCTGCGGGACAAGTTAGCGTCGCGGTGCAACGAGAACGGACGTTGCTTGCCTTGGGTCATGTGCCACTGAGATAGCTCTGGCGTGGATAATGCATGCTCAAGCATCACCAGCGCCGCGTAGAGCAGCTCGTCGTCGGTGAAGTCGTGTGCTGAAAAGGCCCAGGTGGCTACTTTCTCTTCCACCACACTCCTTCGATCTTGTTCCAGCTCGAAGTCACTGCGTAGGTTAGTCAGGAGCAGCGTTCGGCGCCATGTCGACTTACGAGGCTTCTATTGAATCTCCGACGGTTTCCGGGTTGCAGATGCCAGTCATCAAGTTGGACACCATGGCCTCGCGCAGATATGCATAGGGCTTCGCGTCGTCTACGCCGACCCACGATAGTTTCCGATTCCTCTTTGTCGTCAGAAAGCTTGCTTCTTCGCGCGTAGCCTCCTTCTGCAGCCTGTAGGCATGGACGGCCAAGCCGTGCATGCGATCTTTGGACAATGGACTGGACAAGACATCCACAGCGCCCGAGTCGAGGTACTTGGATAGGCGGACCGTGTCGGTGAGGACTTGGGTTTTGTTGAGACTTGACAGAGAGGCCGCAGCCGAGGCAGATTCGCGCTCCAAGCCCGTCAGCATGACGACAGGAACCACGAGCTTGGAGAAGTTTCTTGACGAGATCTCCGAGGATACGTGTGTGAGCAGGTGGGTGCCGTAGGTGTCGTCTGGCTCGCTGTTGTCGACCCTCATGATGCGGGAAGATGTGGGCGAGGGGGTGCGCGGTTC
This region includes:
- a CDS encoding Kinesin- motor protein gives rise to the protein MRPPASRQATNNLIRGRSATPMLDGRTSRAESVASTRTRGTPRSSPLKRKAADFEDAGQETNINVVVRCRGRNDREVRENSGVVVTTNGIKGNTVELSMGANALNNKTYQFDKVFSSAADQEMVFDEVVTPIIDEVLDGFNCTIFAYGQTGTGKTYTMTGDISDVLPLPDAAGIVPRVLYDLFRKLELEETESSVKCSFIELYNEELRDLCAADDSVKLKIFDDNSKKGQTTTMVQGMEECHLKTAREGIQLLRSGSHKRQVAATKCNDLSSRSHTVFTITVYIKRTTEDGQEYLSAGKLNLVDLAGSENIQRSGAENKRAAEAGLINKSLLTLGRVINALVERSSHIPYRESKLTRLLQDSLGGRTKTCIIATLSPAKSNLEETISTLDYAFRAKNIRNKPQINQAINKKTLLKEFTVEIEKLKSELIATRQRNGVYLTQENYEEITTISESRRILSEEQRDRIETMEVNLRNRVEELFRITTNFQTLKKDNEQTQLALDGTKGILEKTEIVLEHTRQNLAEEGELRKAHEKTEGELTEIGYGMISTLGKTTSDLDGLRSKIRRKSELQSQNRRNWATSQNHVLDTTRMVEDRIEEFQLHQGQIMDLLSARMQDFVRDELEKLGASQSFLQEKMQAYQTSEQEVNQQTAKTRDDMNQVLEEIKTLREEVKTKIGSGLDELSSAAEQISANIITELDGFRDELHQSYANLGRDFKSTFDGLVKNLNAQQAENDRLHAQVLGANAALLAANSHTQGRLAQVVDEEKQKSAEERQQLLQQITALIGANADAQDERMNEKLASVGAELGAANTTFETQQSAYTSGVEAWNNQSKSIVAGVTTSRDAMKAKLRGDYETATQHSNLIKDTTTSVHASTVKTVEAQMAHLDTQLHSLDDIVSRIREQNNVHHTAHTASLATLSSTVQSSYSSVGEHLSTSFERVQSLEADVSAQQGTLKETLQSLSADATIRAPLHELRDAVGAQSLIEYSPTGQTPQRVNYHIPSNLPRTEDHDTILSRLRDRLTSSDNTTRSPTKQPIFIDATNSADSTTELFLPARPDSTHSIDANAQNHTAPISLRELDVNIVAQESAHTQPLPLTSQSSDSAIMTAPPNKKQRSNDDGASKLPMKKMLRKTVGGGKDDRENLSITNFSSSIGPGQVGGRRLRSHGSGS
- a CDS encoding Isoleucine--tRNA ligase, whose amino-acid sequence is MLTPTRFLRASYSSTLRLPKSPFPPRPLPDKTPLYLQRCTDDLYAWQRTRAAAKAFTLHDGPPYANGPLHIGHALNKITKDIICRFHVTRGERVSYIPGWDCHGLPIEIKALQAAKKSFANTDAISIRTAARELAAATVESQKQGFKEWGVMGDWQNAYQTMEKQFELRQLEVFREMWEKGLVYRQFKPVYWSPSSRTALAEAELEYDEGHKSLAAFVRFPATVTDELKGKLKAEGVAGEINVVIWTTTPWTLPANKAIAVHRDMEYCVVKDTEKEGELTLVAATRVAGYEKVLERKLERVVSGLRGSDLAGNLQYENPFQKANGLQPVIHADFVTDSSGTGLVHFAPGHGMDDYHVCQAMGIQAFAPIDDAGAFTKEAFPERPELLEGLLVSDEKRTGTRAVCDYLEKQGFLRAKQNYRHKYPIDWRTKQPVVVRATEQWFADVGDLKDASMKAIADVNFLPETGRFRLESFIQGRSQWCISRQRAWGVPIPALYKVQGDTLEATMDSETIQHLIKTIRERGIDAWWTDAPSDPAWTPPHLANTGTYIRGRDTMDVWFDSGTSWTLLPESQNAPVADVYLEGTDQHRGWFQSSLLTYIATQNYSSGTARAPYKTLITHGFTLDSDGRKMSKSLGNVISPSQIMSGELLPPIKRKKQKGQPAPPPNASPTYDGMGADALRLWAASSDYMRDVTIGQPVLQSVNQALHKYRVTFKWLLGVLSLPSCPPQFTSFDSLRSQLPTSPLLTDTLALHRLSQVSADVHSYYTRYEFFKALNTVNRYIATDLSAFYFETLKDRIYTGHLSDCQTLQAHLGLIFYELLQILAPIAPLLVEEVWDHVPAALRAQSSHPARAAWEPLPATRTTTKSTHDALDTALERLSTLSSAVKAAQERLRADKHIGSGLETAATLVMHPDAIPDFHAQLQTCLSSTNTNPTTTTDTDTDTDTDTETDTRPDMPAQLAGLLVISDFTVSAALPEEKAWPWSATEALSPTTADALFADAKVVVHPPALDKCPRCWRFARESDEALCNRCDEVVGRVALSG
- a CDS encoding 3',5'-cyclic-nucleotide phosphodiesterase yields the protein MEHGACNVIYVDRRANDEHVRRETLSSSLIARTSTGNVGQSYFALGKAPPVEVHANVEAILSMFNEVYICGSGRSCLSKITQLVDATKSNIPTFVILDVPYDEELRLKRLSREPRTPSPTSSRIMRVDNSEPDDTYGTHLLTHVSSEISSRNFSKLVVPVVMLTGLERESASAAASLSSLNKTQVLTDTVRLSKYLDSGAVDVLSSPLSKDRMHGLAVHAYRLQKEATREEASFLTTKRNRKLSWVGVDDAKPYAYLREAMVSNLMTGICNPETVGDSIEASDFELEQDRRSVVEEKVATWAFSAHDFTDDELLYAALVMLEHALSTPELSQWHMTQDELIVFLLASRTAYNEFVKYHNFRHVVDVLQALFHFLVRTGTLPAYPPTGKDSLADKSPIADLLKPFDALTLLISAIGHDVGHPGVNNAFLVALNAPLAQLYNDRSVLESFHCAAYSQILRRYWPKVFSDIAMRKLMINNILATDMGLHFKYMSDLGSLQEKIAHDKGVTDGWSVKVREEQKDLTCGLLIKCADICNVARKFDTAARWANILTDEFSDQGIMEEELQMPSCLFGGPPVQNDMIKLGESQIGFMNIFARPLFEAVTDILPAMRFAVDEILTNKSIWDDKIVQEKQRRKTKSPMHLGTLQASFLPDPTPSPFSGGPVKSNAAMPAPPTISEEAAHHESSGHGQGIISASRRSSAAMALASRENQSSSRRGSGDANLTAILVTHTPNAADGDFRGSDADNEDHSRADRKDTLTKSSSKKNRDNGRPVTAPAPARRSPGKHQIVELYPVQQSSPQSHSEVDLSQGANGNLEGSQLQRWESNKMSGESGATRSDLSRDSSWWRQMSSKRRATRDARNGDQEVLCQPKESMLSAPTSHPGDFNAHASTGLSPGKKHATGRFKSFFKRKPKGPEEHGKQLSSFGSSSQLRTTPPTSDQGRSLNSED